Proteins encoded within one genomic window of Arachis ipaensis cultivar K30076 chromosome B08, Araip1.1, whole genome shotgun sequence:
- the LOC107613026 gene encoding caffeic acid 3-O-methyltransferase, whose protein sequence is MEDESSENRKQARLTILELANMISVPMSLNAVVRLNVADAIWQGGANNPLSAIEILKRVLPAGNGDSENLQRVLRMLASYGVFNEHAPSGAGGERKYSLTDVGKTLVTDSEGLSFAPYVLQHHQDALMRAWPLVHEAVVDPSKEPFERANGEAAYSYYLKQGDMNELMVKAMSGVSVPFMRAMLQAYDGFRGVQRLVDVGGSGGDCLRMILQKHPNVKEGINFDLPQVVAKASQIPGVTHVGGDMFKSIPQGDAIFMKWVLTTWTDDEIKKIMQNCYNSLPEGGKLIACEPVLPENSDDSHRTRALLEGDIFVMTIYRAKGKHRTEEQFRQLAVSVGFPSFRAFHVDHFYTVLEFKK, encoded by the exons ATGGAGGATGAGTCCAGCGAGAACCGGAAACAAGCGAGGCTCACGATTCTTGAGCTCGCAAACATGATAAGCGTTCCGATGTCGCTGAACGCCGTCGTACGCCTCAACGTCGCCGACGCCATCTGGCAGGGCGGCGCCAACAATCCCCTTTCCGCCATCGAGATCCTGAAGCGAGTCCTCCCCGCCGGCAACGGCGACTCCGAAAACCTCCAGCGCGTGCTCCGCATGCTAGCCAGCTACGGCGTCTTCAATGAGCATGCGCCTTCCGGCGCCGGTGGAGAGAGGAAGTACTCGCTAACCGATGTAGGCAAAACGCTTGTGACGGATTCGGAAGGGTTATCTTTTGCGCCGTATGTACTGCAGCACCACCAG GATGCGTTGATGAGAGCATGGCCGTTGGTGCACGAGGCAGTGGTTGATCCTTCAAAGGAGCCCTTCGAGAGGGCCAACGGGGAGGCAGCATACAGTTACTACCTCAAACAAGGGGATATGAATGAGCTGATGGTCAAGGCCATGTCTGGGGTCTCAGTGCCTTTCATGAGGGCCATGCTTCAGGCCTACGACGGCTTCCGCGGGGTCCAGAGGCTTGTGGATGTTGGTGGCAGCGGCGGCGACTGCCTCCGGATGATCCTCCAGAAACACCCCAATGTCAAGGAAGGCATCAACTTTGACCTGCCTCAAGTGGTGGCCAAAGCATCACAAATTCCAG GTGTAACCCATGTGGGCGGTGACATGTTCAAATCCATTCCTCAAGGTGATGCGATCTTCATGAAG TGGGTGCTTACAACATGGACAGACGATGAGATCAAGAAGATAATGCAAAACTGCTACAACTCACTCCCAGAAGGAGGGAAGCTTATTGCCTGCGAGCCAGTGCTGCCGGAGAACTCCGACGACAGCCACCGGACAAGGGCATTGCTTGAAGGCGACATATTTGTCATGACGATATACAGAGCCAAAGGGAAGCACAGGACTGAAGAGCAGTTCAGGCAGCTTGCAGTTTCTGTAGGCTTCCCCAGTTTCAGGGCATTCCATGTTGACCACTTCTACACCGTGCTTGAGTTTAAGAAATGA